A single genomic interval of Juglans regia cultivar Chandler chromosome 1, Walnut 2.0, whole genome shotgun sequence harbors:
- the LOC108988250 gene encoding hyphally regulated cell wall protein 1, with amino-acid sequence MAKSNNNEEPSTAPQPDRWYNLALGPSFKDHRHPSPKFCSLRYDFKPASIDKNQSGSLHKKMDNRVTVEFQNNQPGKPKVSFEGTCEDYKESDALLFFDGQTFQLERLHRAVKRLRHVRLPGESAAVTNLATTASVGATAESYSPPLGKRSKVVSLNNDVVHQIPAEVERTAESLDASYSPSHPNPLTSSPDSKDCELEEDIDIVNDNEDDFGTAENENLTEMEFNKGFDINLPHPADMDDEIAEVDVSDDVMDKGPNAAEALRAQVNAEAREEEISSTNSSSGSGSGSGSGSRSGSGSGSRSRSGSRSGSSGGDSESSDGDSVISI; translated from the exons ATGGCAAAGAGCAACAACAATGAGGAGCCGAGCACTGCTCCTCAGCCCGATAGGTGGTACAACCTAGCCCTAGGGCCCTCTTTCAAAGATCATCGTCATCCCTCCCCCAAGTTCTGCAGTTTACGCT ATGATTTTAAACCAGCTTCAATTGATAAGAACCAATCTGGGTCCCTCCATAAAAAAATGGACAACAGAGTTACGGTAGAATTTCAGAATAATCAACCTGGGAAGCCCAAAGTGAGCTTTGAGGGTACCTGTGAGGATTACAAGGAGAGTGATGCATTGTTGTTCTTTGATGGTCAGACCTTTCAGTTGGAGCGGTTGCACAGGGCAGTGAAGCGGTTGAGGCATGTTCGGCTGCCTGGTGAGTCTGCAGCTGTAACTAACTTAGCTACAACTGCTTCAGTTGGAGCAACTGCAGAATCTTATTCACCACCACTGGGCAAACGATCAAAAGTTGTGTCTTTGAACAATGACGTAGTTCATCAAATACCG GCAGAGGTTGAACGGACTGCAGAGAGCTTAG ATGCGAGTTATTCACCTTCACATCCAAATCCCTTGACTTCATCACCAGACTCCAAGGATTGTGAACTGGAGGAAGACATAGATATAGTCAATGACAACGAAGATGATTTTGGAACCGCTGAGAATGAAAATCTCACTGAAATGGAATTCAACAAGGGTTTTGATATTAACTTGCCACATCCAGCTGACATGGATGATGAGATTGCTGAAGTAGATGTCAGTGATGATGTAATGGATAAAGGTCCCAATGCTGCAGAAGCCCTTAGAGCACAGGTGAATGCTGAGGCGAGAGAGGAGGAGATTTCAAGCACAAACAGTAGCAGCGGGAGTGGGAGTGGGAGTGGGAGTGGGAGCAGAAGCGGAAGCGGGAGTGGAAGCAGAAGCAGGAGTGGGAGCAGAAGTGGTAGTAGCGGTGGTGACAGTGAAAGCAGTGATGGTGACTCGGTCATCTCTATCTAG
- the LOC108988211 gene encoding ATP-dependent Clp protease proteolytic subunit 3, chloroplastic, which produces MEMSLTSAASPSRSMCFNHGALHPKSPVVTIKKIATGNATGSGRRRRRSPVSAIKALNSSSSKQTLSSNWDISQDYSAISAPWLPSFEELDTTNMLLRQRIIFLGSQVDDMTADLIISQLLFLDAEDSKKDIKLFINSPGGSVTAGMGIYDAMKLCKADVSTVCLGLAASMGAFILASGAKGKRFCMPNARVMIHQPLGTAGGKATEMGIRIREMAYHKIKLNKIFSRITGKPLEQIEADTDRDNFMNPWVAKEYGLIDAVIDDGKPGLVAPIADATPPPKTRVWDLWKVEGSRKAKKNLPSEHKILESGYKGGQGDGEGDAEQEKQASTPV; this is translated from the exons ATGGAGATGAGTTTGACATCTGCGGCCTCGCCTTCTAGGTCTATGTGCTTCAACCATGGCGCTTTACACCCGAAGTCCCCAGTTGTAACCATTAAGAAAATCGCTACAGGTAACGCTACCGGTAGcggtagaagaagaagaagaagtcccGTGTCTGCAATTAAGGCTTTGAATAGCTCGTCTTCAAAGCAGACCTTATCGAGTAACTGGGATATTTCCCAAGACTACTCTGCAATTTCAGCTCCATGGCTGCCCAGTTTCGAGGAGCTCGACACCACCAACATGCTTCTTCGCCAGAGGATTATATTCTTGGGCTCTCAG GTCGATGACATGACAGCGGATTTGATCATAAGCCAGCTTCTATTTCTGGATGCTGAAGACTCAAAGAAAGACATTAAATTGTTCATTAATTCACCTGGTGGCTCTGTTACTGCTG gGATGGGTATATATGATGCAATGAAGTTGTGTAAGGCAGATGTTTCAACTGTGTGTTTGGGGCTTGCTGCATCTATGGGTGCCTTTATCCTTGCTTCTGGTGCAAAAGGGAAGAGGTTCTGCATGCCAAATGCAAGAGTGATGATCCATCAACCACTTGGAACTGCTGGGGGCAAA GCAACAGAGATGGGTATTCGAATAAGAGAAATGGCGTATCACAAGATTAagctgaacaaaatattttcaagaatcACAGGGAAGCCTTTGGAGCAG attgaaGCAGACACAGACCGTGATAATTTCATGAATCCATGGGTAGCCAAGGAATATGGGCTTATTGATGCAGTTATTGATGATGGCAAGCCAGGATTAGTTGCACCCATCGCAGATGCAACACCTCCACCCAAAACTCGAGTCTGGGATCTGTGGAAAGTTGAGGGAAGTAGGAAAGCCAAGAAGAATTTGCCCTCAGAGCACAAGATTTTAGAGAGTGGATATAAAGGGGGTCAAGGTGATGGAGAGGGAGACGCTGAACAAGAAAAGCAAGCATCTACTCCTGTATGA